AGGTTATTGAGCGCTGTACCCTGTAGGGGTTGATTGTTGGATTCTTGAGCGAGTCGTAATGCGCTGGTGTAATACTGCAGGGCAGAGGAGGTGTCTCCCTGTGTCTGGTAGATATTGGCGATGTTATTATGGAGGGTAGGCAGCCTGAAGGTCATTTCAGCTGAGGGCTTTTGGAGATTAAGTAGCATCTGTGCTTTGAAGTACTCGTCCAGCGCTTTGTCATACTCGTGCAGTCGGTCATAGATTACGCCAAGGTTATTGTGCATGGCCAGCAGGCCCAAGGTGTCTTTGATGTCCTCATAGTAGAGTAAGGCGTTGAAGTAATTGATAGAGGCGTTTTTATAATCACCCATTGACAGATACACATTGGCAATGGCTCTTACGGTTTTGGCTTCATATGCCTTGATTTTTGACTTGGTGGCAATATCACTCGCTTGCTTGGCGGCCTCCATGGCTTTCTGGTAGCTCTCATGATGGTAGAGCTGACTGATTTCCAACAGTGCATTGATTTTCACGGTGTCCTCCTTGCTGGTATTCACCAAAAGGTAAAGACTGTCCATTTTGATTTTGTCCTGTGCCATTAGCCGGGTGCCAACCAATAATAACAGGATGATATAATGGAGTCGGAATCTCATTGATACAAATAAAGTGATTTTTACGGGTTCTCCGCAATGATTATGGGGCGAGCGATCAAATAGGTCATGATTTGGGTTATTTCAGGGTACTGGCAGATGCGGATTACTTAAAGTTTTTTGAAGACCGACCAGCGTTTGCCCGGATTGCCCTTAGTTGACGGTCTTTTACTCTTTTCCCATTCTGGATTGAACTACCCACTCCTGGATGGAGGTGTTGTTAATTCTGACATCCTCAAGTACTGCGCTACCCTCCAGAATGTGTACCACCGCATAGGTAAGCGTGGTGTCACCCTGTGTGGCCAGGTTATATTCTTGCTCGGCTTCATAGGCCTTGGATTCTTCCATGTAAAATCGTTCAAAAGGGTAGGCAATCATGAGTACATCATCATAAGTGACATAGTCCACATGGGCCTTTAGGAAATAGGGGGTGTCGGTTGGCTTTTCCTTGCTCACCGTTTTGATTACCGCCAGGCCATTGGCGTCTTCTGAGAAAGTAACATAAATGGCAGCCCCATTGGTCCAGTCGTCCTTGTGAGCGATGGGGTAAGTGGCAGCTTCATAATTGAGCTGTATGTATTTGCCCCGGAAGGGATCGGTAGGATCAATGGGAGCCGTTTTGAAGAGGTATTCCTTGCCGTGAATCAGCACCTGTTCACGGTCCCAGATCATTCTACCGGGAACGTAAAGCTGCAGGAGTGCCACACAAATGAATGCAGGGATGAGTATTTTAGACCTAGACATTTTCTTTCCTCTTTTTGAGCATCCAATAATTGGCAATAAAAAAGCCGATGCCTACCAATACGAATAGGATTCCACGCCATACAAAAGGAATTTGATCATCGAAAAACCTACTCACGATCAACATGGTCACGATGATCAGCCCATAGTTGAGCAAGCCGAGGTGTGCCTCTCTGGCTCCTTGCCGTACTGTGAGGATGCCCAGAGTTAAAATAATCAGGTTGACTATCAGTACCGAAATGCTTGAGAAAAACCCAACCATATAGGTGGGGATAAAAAGCAGAAAGACCCATTCCATTGGCAGGATGTGGGGGAGACCTACCTTGCGTATTCTGAGGGAAAGCACCCAGGTGGCCGCCAGGGTGATGAGCAGACTTACCAGAAATTCCGGGGAGGTGAGCACGTCAGGTAGCTGCCACCTGGGTTGGGAGAGGTGACTCCAGAACTCCTCAAAGCTTAGGATCAATAAAATAATGAGGGTGCCCAATGCACCAATGAGCTTATATCCATTGGCCAATGTTCCGACGGATTGGAATAGACTGAAATGGCCGATGGCATAGAAAAGCCCGAATAGACTACAGTAGGCAATGAACATCAACTCTTCGTGTGAGTGAGCCACAGTGCCAAGCATGGTGGTCAGTGACAATGCGATCAGCCAATGATGAATATGCGTAAAATAGCCTTTCGGATGTTTTTTCAGTAGCAGGTAGTAGTGAGGCAAGGCGCCCAACAACATCGCCCAGTAGTACCACTCTGATGGATCCTGGGATGAATAGCCAGTTTCGGCGCCATATCCAGTAATACCAATGAGATACAGCATGGAAAGCATGGAAGACTTCATGATGTAGATCATTGGAAGGGAGAGCAACATCCAGGTCATGAGAAACGCCGGGAGATCACCAGGGATGTTGTATATCTGCCCGATCATGGCGATGGCTGCAGCCAGCGAGAAGAACAAAAAAGCAGCAGAACTCTCCACCCAACGTTGATTATTGCGTTTTCTGATCAGGGAAAAAGCACAAAATCCCTGGGCGGATACCAGTGGTACGAACGCCAAAATGGTTTTCTGAAGACGACTTAGGTGATCCCAGTTGTGGGCTATGATCAGGATAATCCCGAGTCCTACCAGGATAGCTCCCAATACCCCGAAAATGACAAACAGTGAGCTGCCGGAAGCTTCTTTTTTGGAGGCATAGTAAGCAGTGATCTCATCAGCGGTTTGCTGTGAGATCACTTGCGCTTGCACAAGTTCATCCAGATCTTTACTCAGGGCCATGTTGCTTAGTGATTAGTTGCAAAGCTGATCGTACACATAGATGTGCTCAGCAAAATTGCTCCACTTGAATTTTTCTCCTTCATAGTTTTCTGTGAAAACGGGGCAGTTCTTATAGAGTTTTTCCAGTGCGTCTTTCTTATAGCCAGATTTCTTATACACCTCAGATTTGTTGCCGTCATACACTACCAGGTATGATTTATCTTCGCCACCTGCCAGGTTTAAACCACCCGCACTTACGTTCATGGTTTGGTTTGCGTTAGGATCAAGGTAGACTTTTATTTTGGAATCATAGCCTGGGTTGAGCAGTTGCATCATCACATACTTGTCTTTTTTCTTCGGCAATAAAGCCTGCTCAAAGTAGACCCATTCTCTGTCGATGATGTCACTGAAATCCACTTCCATAGCTCTGGAGAGATTGGGTACAGACATGGCGCTGCTGATGTTTGAAAGCTTGCTTGGCTTCACGGCGAGCAATTTCACGTCGGTAGATTTAAATTTCTGTTTGTTGTCATCAGCATCTTTTATGGTGAAGGAACGCAGCTGCCCGGACATGATCATGGCTGAAAGCACACGGCCTCTGACCGTATCACCGGCATTGGTCACTACATACGCTTCTTTGGACATGCCTATTTCAGAGTTGTCCATGGCCGGAATGAAGTACTGTGCCTGAGTGATAGTGAGGGTGAGACAAAATGCAATGGTGAAAAATGGTTTCATAGATTCTATTGGTTAGCGTGTAAAATAAAGATTGTTTTCGTTTTGCTTTCAAGAACCGGGCCATATTTCAAGTCTTCTCATTAATCACCTTAAAATGAGGTGTTTGGATCACTTTCCATTCATACAAACTGTCCGGGACGATCGGTGGTGATGAGCTGTTGGTAGAGTTCATAAGCGCTTCGCTCAGCCCAGCACCTGGCCAACCGTCCATTTCGAACCTCCCAGATGGCGATCCCACTAAAGGATACTTCACGGCCATCAGCGGGGAGACCAAAAATCCCATTGTTTCGGCCAGAGCAAATCCATCGGGAAACCACTTTGTTTTGGGCCTCATTATAGAAAATGTCTTCACTATCGGTGCGGGCATCGAGCAGAAGTGTCTGAAATCCCCGAATCCAATCCTTGAATCGTTCCCTACCTGCTACGGCCGTTCCTGCAGTGTAAATTATATAGTCCTCGGTCATCAGTTCATCGATGGCCTCCAGCTCGTGTGGCGCATGCCATACCCGTTCAAAAAAAGTTAATACGAGCGTTTCGGGGTTGTGAGATGTTTTCATATTTCAATGGTTAATTGTTGTGAAACTTTACCTTTTCCTCCTGCCAGCAGACTTGCGATGGCTCCATTTTGGATATTGAGGTGTACTTCTATCAAGCTGGGTGACGGGCTGGCCATAAATCTTCCTTGACGAATCAGAAAATCCTCTTGTTTGATCTCAAGGACATCATATAGATAGCAAGCCAGTGGCCCTGCCGCCATTCCGGTGCCAGCTTCTTCGTAGATCTGATAGCGTGGTCCGAACATACGCGTATCGGCAATGCGCTCTTCTGTGCCAGTATCCAGGGTAAAAGGATAGAAGCCAATGAGGTCAAACGCCTCGCTCAGTTCAGTGATTTTTGCCATGTTGGGAACAATGGCTGCCATCGTCTTTGCATCTTTAATAGGGATGATCAGGAAATTATTTCCGGTGTTGACTACCTCTAAAGGAGCGCCTGGGATGAGGTCGGATTTTCTGAGACCCAGGGCCTGCAAGATCTCATTTTCGCAATGGTCGGCAGGCCTGTAAACAGGAGCCAGCTGCTCCATATAGGCCTGATCTCCTTTTAGGTGAATTTCACGACGACCATCTATGGTTTCTTTGGAAGAATTTGCTCCCTGTATAAGGCCCGCCTGTCTGAGGTAGGAAAATGTACCCACAGTGGCGTGTCCGCAGTGAGCAATCTGTCTGTTGGGGGTGAAAAAGTCCAATTTGAAGTCCGCTATTTCTGAAGCGGAGACAAAGGCAGTTTCTGAAAGCCCTACCTGTGCGGCAATGGCGAGTTTCTGTGCGCTGGTGAGCTGGTCAGCATTGAATACTACACCGGCGGGGTTTCCTCCGGCTTCTGCTTCTGTAAAAGCATTTACAATTTGCACATCTATTGTCATGATTCTGAGGTTTGTTTGAACCATAGACGAACGAACCATCAAAAAGACGCAAAAAAATTAGTCGCCAGAGTAATCTATTGGCCGGCCAGCGTTGGTTGATTCCAGGTTATCACAGTTGAGCAGTGCCTCTTTCAGCTGCTGGCGTGCTCGCTGCACCCGTGATTTAGCACCTGAGAGGGAAATGTCGAGGGTGTCTGCCAGCTGCTGTTGGCTCAAATCCTGAAAGCTGGTGAGCAACACCGCATCGCGATATTTGGGTGGGAGCTGAGCGATCTTGGAGTTTACACAGTTGGCTAATCGGGCATAGAGCGGTTCGTCTTCTGGTGTCTCTGCAAGCAACAAGGGTAGTTCAGTCTTCAAATGCTTATTTTCTTTTCTGAAGTGATCAGAAATGGTATTTCGCGTGACCTGATAAACCCATGAGGTGAGGCGCTCGGTAGACCGCAGGGTGTGAACCTTCTTATGAACCTTGATAAATACTTCTTGCAGGAGGTCCTTGGAGAGCTCAGGGTCATTCACCTTACTGTTGATGAACTTATCTAATTCCAGATGGAGATCTTTCCAGATGGCTTGTATGGGAAGATGCATATTTTCGACCATGGGGTTGGGGTTTGAAGTGGACTCCATTGGGTAAACGAAAAAATGCCGTTAGGGTGTCATTTTGGTAAAGACCAATGGAAGGGAAGATCAATCTTTCTTAATTCTGGAAAGTGTTTCAGGAGTCATGCGCAAGTAGGAGGCAATGTATTTGTGTGGGATTTCCTGAAAGAGCTGTGGACTTCTGGTTAAGACCCGATTATATCGGTCCATGGGCGAAGAAGTAAGAATATCCCGCTCACGTTCCATTTGCTGGTATATCAGGGCGGTTAGGATTTCCTGCCACAGTCGCATGTTTGCTTCTGAGCCATTGACAAATGAATCAAAGGCTTTTTTGCTGATGGCCTTGACGGTTGTTTTCTTAAGTGCCTGAATATAGAGATCAGAGGGCTGACCGGTGATGTAAGAGTCAAGGGCTGCAATGAGGTTGCCCTGGTAGCCAAAACGGATGGTGTGCTCCTCCTTGTCATCAGTGACAAATACCCGCAAGCTGCCACTCACAATAAGGTAGATACGTGTATCCGTGCTGCCTTTTACTTTCAGGTACTCGTTTCGGCTCAGCGTAAGTTGCTTTTCCCAAAGTCCAAGGCTTTCAATTTTTTCGAGAAGGTCTTCCAGTGGATTCATAACGAGATCGGTAAAGTAAATGTAAAAGTTGTCACCGACTTTTGACTACAATAGTCCTCCTCTGTTCGAGAAATGAAGGAATACTTTTTTAGGAATGGATAAAAAAGAGGGCGTACCATTTGATGCACCCTCTTTTGAAATTATTTGGGGAATTAGCTAATCTTTTTGAAGATCACAATGGCATTGTGTCCCCCAAATCCGAAGGTATTACTCATGGTCAGATCCACTTTTTGCTGGATGGCCTCCTTGGTCACAATTTGAATACTCTCCGGAATCTGCTTGTCTATCTTGCTGGTGTTGATAGTAGGAGGGATCACACTCTCCTGAATTGCTTTTATACAAAGAATTCCTTCAATCGCTCCGGCGGCCCCCAGTAGGTGGCCGGTCATGGATTTGGTGGCACTGATCTTCAACTTCCCTGGTGCATCACCAAATATTTTCCGGACTGCGTTGATTTCGCTAATGTCTCCTACTGGTGTGGAAGTGGCGTGGGTATTGAGATAGTCAACATCACCCGCGTGGTGACCTGCTTCTTCCAGCGCCAGTTCCATGGCTTTGGCTGCCCCCAGCCCATCGGGGTGCGTGGCTGATATGTGGTAAGCGTCGGCAGTCATAGCGGCTCCTACCATTTCGGCATAGATTTTCGCGCCTCTGGCTTTGGCATGTTCATACTCTTCCAGTACCAATGCACCGGCGCCTTCTCCCATAACAAAACCCTCACGATCCTCATCAAAGGGTCGGGACGCTTCTTTAGGATGATCGTTGTTGGTGGACATGGCGCGCATGGCGTTGAACCCACCAATGGATGACTGAGTCACAGGTGATTCAGATCCGCCCGAAATGATGGCTTTCGCCTTGCCAAGACGGATATAATTGTAAGCATCCATGATGGCGGTGTTGGAGGTAGCACAGGCAGACACCGTGGTATAATTGATACCCATCAGCCCAAACTTCAGAGAGATCATACCTGAGGCCATGTTGGAGATGAGTTTCGGTACAAAGAAGGGGCTGAAATGTGGCTTTCTTCCATTGGAAATATAGCCCCCCACTTCTTCTTCGAAGGTGAGCATACCACCCTGTCCGGTTCCCCAGATCACGCCAATGTCGAAGGGTGACATAGTAGCTATTTCTAATCCACTGTCCTGCAGCGCTTCAGTGGCTGCGTAAATGGCATATTGTGTAAAGAGATCGCTGCGCTTGATTTCATTTTTTTCAAGGTAAGTTTCAGGAGCGAAGTTTTTCACTTCACAGGCAAACTTGGTTTTGAAATGGGTGGTGTCAAATTTCGTGATCGGACCCGCTCCACTTTGTCCACTAATGGCATTTTCCCAAAATTCTTTAACTGAATTGCCGATGGGAGTGAGTGCGCCCATTCCGGTTATAACTACTCTTTTCATATCAAGTGATTTTGCACTTACCTGGTTGGGTAAGTAGGTGATTAAATGATTTTAGATGGTCTTGTGGATCAGGCTTACGACATTTTCCAGTACCCGATCCCCGGTGACTCTGTTGAGAATAAGAGAGGCCAATAGCGATGTGATGATGACGTCAGCTTTTTCTTCGATGGTTTCATTAAAATGAAATGCATTTTCCTCTATTCCCTTGTTTAAAATCCATTTTAGCCAGTTCCGAATCTCCAGGCCTGCCTCGGTCAAAGGAGCCCGCATTTCCTCGGGCAAACTCTGATATGCGGGGCCCAGTGCCCCCATAAAACAGATGAGGTTGGACTGATTATTCAGCGAATATATTTCAATAAAATTAAACAACTGCTCTCTGGCCGGAAGTCCGGCCCAGCTGGCAAAGCAATTCTCAAGAGCCTCAATGTTCTTGCGGATCACTGCCGCACCCAGATCTTTTTTGGATGGGAAGTAGTAATGAATGGCGGCATTTTTCACCTGTAGCGGTGTTGATAGGTCTTTATAACTAAAGGCATGGTAGCCTCGTGATCTAATGAGGTGCTCCGCCAGGTTGAGGATATCTTGTTTGGTATCAGACATATTACAAATATACTTACTAGTTAGTAAGTATTGCAAGCCTGCTGAAAATCCAGGTGACTCAACGGGATGACTCTAAGAATGGGTTTTGAGTTATCCGGGAATAAATCCCTCAATCCACGCCCTTGCTTCCGATGCGTCGGTGAAGAAATGCTCCGCCTCCCGGCTAAATTCTGCTTCGTATCGTTCTATTTTCGATGCATCCTGATGCGCATGCACTGCAGCTACACACCGGATGCCCCTGGTATGGGTGTAGGAGATATGACGGGCTTCTTCTTCAAATAGGTCCACATACCCAACCTTCCAACCGTATTGTGCGAGGGTCAGCGGAATAATGGCTCTGAAACGTTTATGAGCTTCCAGGTCTATGGCCTTGAACCCATGAATATTGATGAAGATTTTGAAAAAGGAGTCGTCATCGATTTGGCCTAGTGCGTCATGCAGGGACTGCTCCCAGTAGGCTATGTCTGCTTGATCTACCTCGCCGCTGAGTTGGGTGGTGAGTAGGTGTTTGTTTGGATCC
This Marinoscillum sp. 108 DNA region includes the following protein-coding sequences:
- a CDS encoding ester cyclase; protein product: MKTSHNPETLVLTFFERVWHAPHELEAIDELMTEDYIIYTAGTAVAGRERFKDWIRGFQTLLLDARTDSEDIFYNEAQNKVVSRWICSGRNNGIFGLPADGREVSFSGIAIWEVRNGRLARCWAERSAYELYQQLITTDRPGQFV
- a CDS encoding GDYXXLXY domain-containing protein, with translation MSRSKILIPAFICVALLQLYVPGRMIWDREQVLIHGKEYLFKTAPIDPTDPFRGKYIQLNYEAATYPIAHKDDWTNGAAIYVTFSEDANGLAVIKTVSKEKPTDTPYFLKAHVDYVTYDDVLMIAYPFERFYMEESKAYEAEQEYNLATQGDTTLTYAVVHILEGSAVLEDVRINNTSIQEWVVQSRMGKE
- a CDS encoding sigma-70 family RNA polymerase sigma factor, which produces MVENMHLPIQAIWKDLHLELDKFINSKVNDPELSKDLLQEVFIKVHKKVHTLRSTERLTSWVYQVTRNTISDHFRKENKHLKTELPLLLAETPEDEPLYARLANCVNSKIAQLPPKYRDAVLLTSFQDLSQQQLADTLDISLSGAKSRVQRARQQLKEALLNCDNLESTNAGRPIDYSGD
- the fabF gene encoding beta-ketoacyl-ACP synthase II, which produces MKRVVITGMGALTPIGNSVKEFWENAISGQSGAGPITKFDTTHFKTKFACEVKNFAPETYLEKNEIKRSDLFTQYAIYAATEALQDSGLEIATMSPFDIGVIWGTGQGGMLTFEEEVGGYISNGRKPHFSPFFVPKLISNMASGMISLKFGLMGINYTTVSACATSNTAIMDAYNYIRLGKAKAIISGGSESPVTQSSIGGFNAMRAMSTNNDHPKEASRPFDEDREGFVMGEGAGALVLEEYEHAKARGAKIYAEMVGAAMTADAYHISATHPDGLGAAKAMELALEEAGHHAGDVDYLNTHATSTPVGDISEINAVRKIFGDAPGKLKISATKSMTGHLLGAAGAIEGILCIKAIQESVIPPTINTSKIDKQIPESIQIVTKEAIQQKVDLTMSNTFGFGGHNAIVIFKKIS
- a CDS encoding Crp/Fnr family transcriptional regulator, with the translated sequence MNPLEDLLEKIESLGLWEKQLTLSRNEYLKVKGSTDTRIYLIVSGSLRVFVTDDKEEHTIRFGYQGNLIAALDSYITGQPSDLYIQALKKTTVKAISKKAFDSFVNGSEANMRLWQEILTALIYQQMERERDILTSSPMDRYNRVLTRSPQLFQEIPHKYIASYLRMTPETLSRIKKD
- a CDS encoding PhzF family phenazine biosynthesis protein, whose amino-acid sequence is MTIDVQIVNAFTEAEAGGNPAGVVFNADQLTSAQKLAIAAQVGLSETAFVSASEIADFKLDFFTPNRQIAHCGHATVGTFSYLRQAGLIQGANSSKETIDGRREIHLKGDQAYMEQLAPVYRPADHCENEILQALGLRKSDLIPGAPLEVVNTGNNFLIIPIKDAKTMAAIVPNMAKITELSEAFDLIGFYPFTLDTGTEERIADTRMFGPRYQIYEEAGTGMAAGPLACYLYDVLEIKQEDFLIRQGRFMASPSPSLIEVHLNIQNGAIASLLAGGKGKVSQQLTIEI
- a CDS encoding TetR/AcrR family transcriptional regulator — translated: MSDTKQDILNLAEHLIRSRGYHAFSYKDLSTPLQVKNAAIHYYFPSKKDLGAAVIRKNIEALENCFASWAGLPAREQLFNFIEIYSLNNQSNLICFMGALGPAYQSLPEEMRAPLTEAGLEIRNWLKWILNKGIEENAFHFNETIEEKADVIITSLLASLILNRVTGDRVLENVVSLIHKTI
- a CDS encoding DUF2157 domain-containing protein; the protein is MALSKDLDELVQAQVISQQTADEITAYYASKKEASGSSLFVIFGVLGAILVGLGIILIIAHNWDHLSRLQKTILAFVPLVSAQGFCAFSLIRKRNNQRWVESSAAFLFFSLAAAIAMIGQIYNIPGDLPAFLMTWMLLSLPMIYIMKSSMLSMLYLIGITGYGAETGYSSQDPSEWYYWAMLLGALPHYYLLLKKHPKGYFTHIHHWLIALSLTTMLGTVAHSHEELMFIAYCSLFGLFYAIGHFSLFQSVGTLANGYKLIGALGTLIILLILSFEEFWSHLSQPRWQLPDVLTSPEFLVSLLITLAATWVLSLRIRKVGLPHILPMEWVFLLFIPTYMVGFFSSISVLIVNLIILTLGILTVRQGAREAHLGLLNYGLIIVTMLIVSRFFDDQIPFVWRGILFVLVGIGFFIANYWMLKKRKENV